One Balnearium lithotrophicum DNA window includes the following coding sequences:
- a CDS encoding 2,3,4,5-tetrahydropyridine-2,6-dicarboxylate N-succinyltransferase, producing the protein MEELKGLIEEAWGNRELLKEKKYQDAVREVIELLDKGKVRVAERVSVGNWKVNEWVKKAILLFFPISEMKVMEVGPFEYYDKIPLKKGWDKLGVRVVPPATARYGSYIEPGAILMPSYVNIGAYVGSGTMVDTWATVGSCAQIGKNVHLSGGVGIGGVLEPPNATPVIVEDNCFIGSRCIIVEGAVIEEEAVLGAGVVITASTKIIDVTGDEPVEYRGRIPARSVVIPGTRVKKFPSGEYHIPCALIIGKRKESTDKKTSLNEVLREFNVPV; encoded by the coding sequence ATGGAAGAACTGAAGGGACTCATTGAGGAAGCCTGGGGAAATAGGGAACTTTTAAAGGAAAAAAAGTACCAGGATGCGGTAAGGGAGGTAATTGAACTTTTAGATAAAGGAAAGGTTAGAGTTGCTGAGAGAGTAAGTGTTGGAAACTGGAAGGTTAACGAGTGGGTTAAAAAGGCAATACTCCTCTTTTTCCCAATTTCAGAGATGAAGGTTATGGAAGTAGGACCCTTTGAATACTACGACAAGATTCCCCTCAAAAAGGGCTGGGATAAATTGGGAGTTAGAGTAGTTCCCCCGGCAACTGCGAGGTACGGCTCCTACATAGAGCCTGGTGCTATTCTGATGCCGTCCTACGTAAACATCGGAGCTTATGTAGGTTCTGGTACAATGGTTGATACCTGGGCAACCGTTGGTTCATGTGCCCAAATAGGAAAGAACGTTCACCTATCCGGTGGTGTAGGAATAGGAGGGGTTTTAGAGCCACCAAACGCAACTCCAGTAATAGTTGAGGACAACTGCTTTATCGGTTCAAGGTGCATAATTGTTGAGGGAGCTGTTATTGAGGAGGAGGCAGTCTTAGGCGCTGGAGTTGTAATAACTGCCTCAACGAAAATTATCGACGTTACGGGAGATGAGCCTGTTGAGTACAGGGGAAGGATTCCTGCAAGGAGCGTTGTTATACCGGGAACGAGGGTTAAGAAGTTCCCTTCAGGAGAGTACCACATTCCATGCGCCCTCATAATTGGAAAGAGGAAGGAATCAACGGACAAGAAGACCTCTCTCAACGAGGTTCTAAGGGAATTTAACGTTCCCGTCTAA
- the nikR gene encoding nickel-responsive transcriptional regulator NikR encodes MGRIVRLTVSLEEKLFEKFEKFIEEKGYLSRSEAIRDLIRAALIEKDLKPESFAFGTITVVYDHHQKDLVDRLTEIEHNYLENIISTMHIHIDHHHCLEVIAVKGRVKEIKELADKITSLKGVKHSKLVFTGIEP; translated from the coding sequence ATGGGAAGAATAGTTAGGTTAACGGTCTCCCTTGAGGAAAAGTTATTTGAGAAGTTTGAGAAGTTTATCGAGGAAAAGGGATACCTCAGCCGTTCAGAGGCGATAAGGGATTTAATTAGGGCTGCCCTAATAGAGAAGGACTTAAAGCCTGAAAGCTTTGCCTTTGGAACGATAACCGTTGTCTACGACCACCACCAGAAGGACTTGGTTGATAGACTAACAGAAATTGAGCACAACTACTTGGAAAACATTATCTCTACAATGCACATTCACATAGACCACCACCACTGTTTAGAGGTAATAGCAGTTAAGGGGAGAGTAAAGGAGATAAAGGAGCTTGCTGACAAGATAACTTCCCTGAAGGGAGTTAAGCACTCAAAGTTAGTATTTACAGGAATTGAACCTTAA
- the argS gene encoding arginine--tRNA ligase, with translation MREIVKERVLSAVRKIYGEDAVGVLERATFEKPKRKEFGDLATNAAFLLSKLTKQSPTAIAEEIKKVLVGSGDFESVEVAGGGFINFRLSQKFYMELLEKIVEEDFYLSNIGKGERVLLEYVSANPTGPLHVGHGRGAVVGDVLYRIMKVTGYSPEREFYINDAGRQIRLLGVSIYLRIKELKGEKVELPEDAYSGEIEIWGRNYIRELAEKLLKLKPEILELPEEEAVKLAAEFGKEEILKWIQEDLKELRVEFDNWFSERALYEKGEVEEVLELLKEKGYVYEKDGALWLKTTLFGDDKDRVVKRSNGEYTYFASDIAYHYNKIRRGYDRGIDVWGADHHGYIPRVKAAIEALGKNPDWLEVILIQLVKLFKNGEEIKMSKRKGNFIPLRWLMDEVGVDAVRFFFLLKRHDTPLDFDIDLALSQKSENPVYYVQYAHARLCSVMDKAREKGFLPKKENLNLLKSEEERELILKAYGFRYELQQSALKREPHRITYYLIDLASSLHRFYNKHRVIDEENRELSEARLYLIEGIKRVIKLGLGILNINAPRRM, from the coding sequence ATGAGGGAAATAGTAAAGGAGAGAGTCTTAAGTGCAGTAAGGAAAATTTACGGAGAGGATGCTGTAGGAGTTCTTGAAAGGGCAACTTTTGAGAAACCTAAAAGGAAGGAGTTTGGAGACCTTGCTACAAATGCAGCGTTTTTGCTTTCAAAGTTGACTAAGCAGTCTCCCACGGCTATAGCAGAAGAGATAAAGAAAGTTTTAGTGGGAAGTGGTGACTTTGAGAGCGTTGAAGTTGCCGGAGGGGGATTCATAAACTTCAGGCTCTCTCAAAAATTCTATATGGAGCTCCTTGAAAAAATAGTTGAGGAGGATTTTTATTTATCAAATATTGGAAAGGGGGAGAGGGTTCTCTTAGAGTACGTTTCTGCAAATCCAACAGGCCCTCTACACGTAGGACACGGAAGGGGAGCCGTTGTTGGAGATGTCCTTTACAGGATAATGAAGGTTACAGGCTACAGTCCTGAAAGGGAGTTCTACATAAACGATGCAGGAAGGCAGATAAGACTTTTAGGAGTTTCAATTTACCTTAGGATAAAGGAGTTAAAAGGAGAAAAGGTAGAGCTCCCCGAGGATGCCTACTCCGGCGAAATTGAAATCTGGGGAAGGAACTACATCAGGGAGCTTGCAGAGAAGCTCCTCAAGTTAAAACCTGAAATTCTGGAACTCCCTGAGGAGGAGGCTGTTAAATTAGCTGCCGAATTTGGGAAGGAGGAGATACTTAAGTGGATTCAGGAAGACTTGAAGGAGCTCCGCGTTGAGTTTGACAACTGGTTCAGTGAGAGGGCGCTCTACGAAAAGGGAGAAGTAGAAGAGGTCTTAGAACTCTTAAAGGAAAAGGGATACGTGTACGAAAAGGATGGAGCCCTCTGGCTTAAGACAACCCTGTTTGGAGACGATAAGGATAGGGTCGTAAAGCGCTCAAACGGTGAGTATACCTACTTTGCCTCAGATATTGCCTACCACTACAACAAAATTAGGAGAGGTTACGACAGAGGAATAGACGTATGGGGAGCTGACCACCACGGCTACATTCCCCGTGTTAAGGCCGCAATAGAAGCACTTGGAAAGAATCCTGATTGGCTTGAGGTTATACTCATACAGTTAGTTAAACTCTTTAAAAACGGTGAAGAGATAAAAATGTCAAAGAGAAAGGGAAACTTTATTCCCCTGAGATGGCTTATGGATGAAGTTGGTGTTGATGCTGTCAGGTTTTTCTTCCTCCTCAAGCGCCACGATACTCCCCTTGACTTTGACATTGACCTTGCCCTCTCCCAAAAGAGTGAGAACCCCGTTTACTACGTCCAGTATGCCCATGCAAGGCTCTGCAGTGTAATGGATAAAGCAAGGGAGAAGGGGTTCTTACCTAAAAAGGAAAACTTAAACCTTCTTAAATCAGAAGAGGAGAGGGAACTGATTCTCAAGGCTTACGGATTCAGGTACGAACTTCAGCAGTCCGCCTTGAAGAGGGAGCCCCACAGGATTACCTACTACTTAATAGATTTAGCCTCATCTCTTCACAGGTTTTACAACAAGCACAGGGTTATTGATGAGGAGAATAGGGAGCTCTCTGAAGCCCGCCTCTATTTAATAGAAGGGATTAAAAGGGTGATTAAATTAGGGCTTGGAATCTTAAATATAAATGCACCGAGGAGGATGTAA
- a CDS encoding SPOR domain-containing protein, with protein sequence MDGDRRFQVIFVVISALLFGFAYGIGYYVGKGKGIEEEKKICEIEKKQIVKTLSRIAPVSRPEPIEEKVVSEKTEVEAESENKSEVASNGTGSNGTGEEITQVAQVTSNQTEVEKTKEIAEEEVKNRESEEKTEEVKSKEEKIEKEGEVKQNQSGKYYLQVGVFRNKENALKLAERLQKLGFKPKTIYTSRYVKVVVGYFQTKREALKAKKELSSHGISAILKRRK encoded by the coding sequence ATGGACGGGGATAGGAGATTTCAGGTGATTTTTGTCGTTATTTCAGCACTGCTTTTTGGATTTGCCTACGGGATAGGTTACTACGTTGGAAAGGGAAAAGGTATAGAAGAGGAAAAAAAGATATGTGAAATTGAGAAAAAACAGATTGTTAAAACACTATCAAGAATTGCCCCTGTATCAAGGCCAGAACCTATTGAGGAGAAAGTTGTTAGTGAAAAAACAGAGGTAGAAGCAGAAAGTGAGAATAAGTCGGAAGTTGCTTCAAATGGAACAGGTTCAAACGGGACAGGAGAGGAGATTACTCAGGTTGCACAGGTTACAAGTAATCAAACAGAAGTTGAAAAGACAAAAGAGATAGCAGAAGAAGAGGTTAAAAACAGGGAATCAGAAGAAAAAACTGAAGAGGTTAAAAGTAAAGAGGAGAAAATCGAGAAAGAAGGAGAGGTCAAACAAAACCAGTCTGGTAAGTACTATCTTCAAGTTGGCGTATTCAGAAATAAAGAAAATGCCTTAAAGCTTGCTGAGCGTTTACAAAAATTAGGTTTTAAGCCCAAAACCATATATACCAGCCGTTACGTAAAGGTAGTAGTTGGTTACTTCCAGACTAAGAGAGAAGCTTTAAAGGCCAAAAAGGAACTTTCCTCACATGGAATAAGTGCCATTTTGAAGAGGAGGAAATAG
- a CDS encoding tRNA (adenine-N1)-methyltransferase, whose translation MERVKENDTVILFDPEKKKKYFLNLSLAKGKFNTDRGEVKLSEIVGKPYGSKIETHKGFSYVILPVSIYEFIMNKLNRLTQIVYPKDAGYILLRLNVKPGDTVVESGIGSGALTSVFAQAVGENGKVISYERREEFIKNALSNLRKLNLESRVEVKYRDISEGFDEVESADALFLDVREPWLYVDKAYRALKTGHFLGILVPTVNQVIETLKELKKHPFMDVEVSEILLRKYKRVPERLRPEDRMPAHTAYLIFARKLPEDVRIEWEE comes from the coding sequence ATGGAAAGAGTTAAGGAAAACGACACAGTTATTCTTTTTGACCCAGAGAAGAAAAAGAAGTACTTCTTAAACCTATCACTGGCAAAGGGAAAGTTCAACACGGACAGAGGAGAGGTCAAACTGAGTGAAATTGTAGGAAAACCCTACGGTTCGAAGATAGAAACCCACAAGGGATTTTCCTACGTAATTCTCCCCGTTTCCATCTATGAGTTTATAATGAACAAACTGAACAGACTGACACAGATTGTTTACCCCAAGGATGCAGGGTACATCCTCTTGAGGCTCAACGTTAAACCTGGGGATACAGTAGTTGAGAGCGGCATAGGTAGTGGAGCTCTTACCTCAGTATTCGCTCAGGCAGTGGGAGAAAATGGTAAGGTTATTAGCTATGAGAGAAGGGAGGAGTTTATAAAGAACGCCCTGTCAAATCTGAGAAAGTTGAACCTTGAAAGTAGAGTTGAGGTAAAATACAGGGATATATCCGAAGGGTTTGATGAGGTTGAATCTGCCGATGCCCTCTTCTTAGACGTTAGAGAACCATGGCTATACGTAGATAAGGCCTATAGAGCCCTTAAAACGGGCCATTTTTTGGGAATTTTAGTTCCTACCGTGAACCAGGTAATTGAAACGCTTAAGGAACTGAAAAAACATCCATTTATGGACGTTGAGGTCAGTGAAATTCTACTTAGAAAGTACAAGAGGGTGCCTGAGAGGTTGAGGCCTGAGGACAGAATGCCTGCCCATACTGCATACCTAATTTTTGCGAGGAAACTTCCAGAGGATGTGAGGATTGAATGGGAGGAGTAG
- a CDS encoding MotA/TolQ/ExbB proton channel family protein produces MGGVELLNKAGISGYLILLLSIVSLAIVFEKLYVLRLGKLVPKDDLRLLVEFLGQGNIGDAVELCKRRRSLLSAVVFDAIKNMGKQTRENFLHAFEVSARRHFIELERGMALLAITAATSPLLGLLGTVLGMVKIFGALTGGTGMGNPQELSAGIAEALLTTIMGLIVAIPAIAMYNIFNKKLDKIAAEIEAAGVLLANNFKGLS; encoded by the coding sequence ATGGGAGGAGTAGAGCTCTTAAACAAGGCGGGAATATCGGGCTATCTCATACTTCTTCTTTCCATTGTCTCATTGGCCATTGTATTTGAAAAGCTGTACGTATTGAGATTGGGAAAGTTGGTTCCAAAGGACGATTTGAGACTCTTGGTTGAGTTTTTAGGACAGGGAAATATAGGGGATGCTGTAGAGCTTTGTAAGAGAAGGAGGAGCCTCCTTTCGGCGGTCGTTTTCGATGCAATAAAGAACATGGGAAAACAGACGAGGGAAAACTTCCTCCACGCTTTTGAAGTTAGTGCAAGGAGGCACTTCATTGAGCTTGAAAGGGGAATGGCACTACTTGCGATAACTGCAGCAACCTCTCCCCTTTTGGGACTGTTGGGAACCGTTTTGGGGATGGTTAAGATATTTGGAGCTCTGACAGGCGGAACTGGGATGGGAAACCCTCAGGAGCTCTCTGCGGGAATAGCTGAAGCTCTCCTTACAACCATTATGGGACTGATAGTTGCTATTCCAGCAATTGCCATGTACAACATATTTAACAAAAAGCTTGACAAAATAGCTGCAGAAATTGAGGCTGCAGGAGTTCTCCTTGCAAACAACTTCAAAGGCCTGTCATGA
- a CDS encoding YebC/PmpR family DNA-binding transcriptional regulator yields MAGHSKWANIRHKKAAQDAKRGKIFTKLAREITVAAKEGGGDPEKNPRLRAAIEKARKFNMPKENIERAIKRGTGELAGESYEEVTYEGYGPGGVAIIVKCLTDNRNRTAAEVRHAFSKHGGNLGTSGCVSWMFERKGVILIPAENYDEETVMMAAIEAGAEDVVREDDKFVVYTEPSELETVKEGISNSGIEIEEAKLDLIPTTTTKVEGETALKVLKLLEVLEDLDDVQEVYSNFDMPEEVMNNA; encoded by the coding sequence ATGGCTGGACACTCCAAATGGGCAAACATTAGACATAAAAAGGCAGCACAGGATGCCAAGAGGGGTAAAATCTTTACAAAACTTGCAAGGGAAATTACAGTGGCTGCAAAGGAGGGTGGAGGAGACCCTGAAAAGAATCCACGTCTAAGGGCAGCAATAGAGAAGGCCCGTAAGTTTAACATGCCAAAGGAAAACATAGAGAGGGCTATAAAGAGGGGAACAGGAGAGCTTGCAGGGGAGTCCTACGAAGAGGTAACCTACGAGGGTTACGGACCCGGAGGAGTTGCAATAATCGTTAAGTGTCTAACAGACAACAGAAATAGAACCGCAGCCGAGGTGAGACACGCCTTCTCAAAACACGGAGGAAACTTAGGAACTTCAGGTTGCGTTTCGTGGATGTTTGAGAGAAAGGGAGTAATCCTCATTCCGGCTGAAAACTACGACGAAGAGACCGTTATGATGGCCGCAATTGAGGCCGGAGCAGAGGACGTTGTGAGGGAGGACGATAAGTTTGTAGTTTATACAGAGCCCTCCGAGCTTGAAACGGTCAAGGAGGGGATTTCAAACAGTGGAATAGAGATAGAGGAGGCCAAGTTAGACCTCATCCCAACAACTACAACTAAAGTAGAGGGTGAAACCGCCTTAAAAGTCTTGAAGCTTTTAGAGGTTCTTGAGGACTTGGACGACGTACAGGAGGTTTACTCTAACTTTGATATGCCTGAAGAGGTTATGAATAATGCGTAA
- the xth gene encoding exodeoxyribonuclease III: MKIATWNVNSIRVRLPLVINWLKSTKTDVLGMQEVKVEEELYPFSYFEKIGYRCSVHSQKAYNGVSTCSKISPKEVFKGWPDGEDDERRVLITKFNGFSVINVYVPRGGKRGTERHAYKIYFLTKLKVLLENMFSPDYPLILLGDFNVARSEMDIYDPTIWKNRPGFMDDEREALEELLSFGLYDLFREKHPDERKYSWFDIETGGFNRNQGLRIDYIFVTKPLLEKCLECDIDYEARKKRENLLPSDHAPVYAVFNI; encoded by the coding sequence ATGAAAATAGCTACGTGGAACGTCAACTCAATAAGGGTAAGGCTCCCTTTAGTTATTAACTGGCTTAAGAGTACAAAAACTGACGTTTTAGGAATGCAGGAGGTGAAGGTAGAGGAGGAGCTCTATCCTTTTTCCTACTTTGAGAAAATCGGATACAGGTGCTCCGTTCACTCACAGAAGGCCTACAATGGAGTTTCAACCTGTTCAAAAATTTCACCAAAGGAAGTTTTTAAGGGATGGCCGGACGGAGAGGATGATGAAAGGAGAGTTCTAATAACAAAATTTAACGGATTCTCTGTAATTAACGTTTACGTTCCAAGGGGTGGAAAGAGGGGAACGGAGAGACATGCTTATAAAATCTACTTCCTCACAAAGTTAAAGGTTCTCCTTGAAAATATGTTTTCTCCCGATTACCCCCTAATTCTTTTGGGCGATTTTAACGTTGCCCGCTCAGAAATGGACATTTACGACCCGACAATCTGGAAGAACAGACCGGGATTTATGGACGATGAGAGAGAAGCTTTGGAAGAGCTCCTCTCCTTCGGACTTTACGACCTTTTCAGGGAGAAACACCCAGATGAGAGAAAGTACTCATGGTTTGATATAGAGACGGGAGGTTTTAACAGAAATCAAGGATTGAGAATCGACTACATCTTTGTAACAAAGCCATTACTTGAAAAGTGTTTAGAGTGTGATATTGATTACGAGGCCAGGAAAAAGAGGGAAAATCTCCTCCCATCAGACCACGCACCAGTCTACGCAGTCTTTAATATATAA
- a CDS encoding hydroxymethylpyrimidine/phosphomethylpyrimidine kinase, with protein sequence MKDFLLTVAGFDPTGGAGILRDVRTFNIFGFLGTAVITVNTSQNTKGVLSVSFTDGELLLQQIDLIFDEIDVRGVKVGIPHRDRDVNEEIAERLKSLDVPVVFDPVLSPTFGKSFIDRISVISPLIDVATVLTPNVDEYKLIGDFVRGKNLVVKGIPKGDLVCDRLFIEGELVSEVCHRRDGRVVRGTGCAFSSSLTALLAKGKPLSEAFLESSKFLEEYRRKSILLSGAKQLYSLL encoded by the coding sequence ATGAAGGACTTCCTTCTAACAGTTGCAGGATTTGATCCTACAGGTGGAGCAGGGATACTAAGGGACGTTAGAACCTTTAACATCTTTGGCTTTTTGGGAACTGCCGTTATTACGGTAAACACCTCACAGAATACTAAGGGAGTTCTGTCGGTTTCATTCACAGATGGGGAGCTCCTTTTACAGCAGATTGACCTGATTTTTGACGAGATTGATGTAAGGGGGGTAAAAGTCGGAATTCCTCACAGGGATAGAGATGTTAATGAAGAAATAGCAGAAAGGTTGAAAAGTTTGGATGTACCTGTTGTTTTTGACCCCGTTTTATCACCTACCTTTGGAAAGTCATTTATAGACAGGATTTCTGTAATTTCTCCCTTGATAGATGTTGCAACCGTCTTAACGCCGAACGTTGATGAATACAAATTGATAGGAGATTTTGTTAGAGGGAAGAATTTAGTTGTAAAGGGAATTCCGAAGGGTGACCTTGTTTGTGATAGGTTGTTTATTGAGGGTGAACTTGTTTCTGAGGTCTGTCACAGGAGGGACGGTAGGGTTGTGAGGGGAACGGGGTGTGCATTCTCATCTTCACTAACGGCACTACTTGCAAAGGGAAAACCCCTAAGTGAGGCATTTCTTGAAAGTTCAAAGTTCTTAGAGGAGTACAGGAGAAAATCAATACTCTTGAGTGGAGCTAAACAGCTGTACTCATTACTCTAA
- a CDS encoding lytic transglycosylase domain-containing protein, whose translation MRKLFLTALSLSLLPLPSLSHSLKDSVYTESKILLECSLNKNSCETLLDIPWDKPAFQFWLSYYKNRWNKLKLLSQIDSFKLFYPKIVEIFRKEGIPEDLALLSIVESQGNPSAVSKAGAAGLWQLMPSTARRLGLKVNWLIDERFDPIKSTKAAAKYLKELYSIFHRWDLAIAAYNAGPGRIKTRLKKLGNADFWDLTKLPDETLNYVPKFYAVLSVVKGSNILRNGSKETLVTIKVKSRTTLRRIAKALNVRYSTVKKYNRFFRRNIVPPNYYIYLPSKSIRNYHLLKYAKSKKIFIYVPKRRETITLIARKFGVNPKLIREINRLRNNRIYFGKPIIIVKLGEKGRDGKS comes from the coding sequence ATGCGTAAACTTTTCCTTACCGCTCTTTCTCTTTCCCTCCTTCCTCTCCCCTCCCTTTCCCATAGCTTGAAGGACTCTGTTTATACCGAGTCTAAAATTCTCCTTGAGTGTTCACTTAATAAAAATTCCTGTGAAACGTTGTTGGACATTCCCTGGGACAAACCGGCCTTTCAGTTTTGGCTCTCCTACTACAAAAATAGGTGGAATAAACTAAAACTGCTTTCACAAATTGACTCATTTAAGCTTTTCTATCCAAAAATTGTTGAAATTTTTAGGAAGGAGGGAATTCCTGAGGACTTGGCTCTCCTATCCATTGTAGAAAGCCAAGGGAACCCATCGGCCGTTTCAAAGGCCGGGGCTGCTGGGCTTTGGCAGCTTATGCCTTCAACTGCAAGAAGGCTCGGACTTAAGGTCAACTGGCTAATCGATGAGAGATTTGACCCTATAAAGTCAACAAAAGCTGCAGCTAAATACCTAAAGGAGCTCTACTCCATCTTCCACAGGTGGGACTTGGCAATAGCTGCCTACAATGCAGGTCCCGGAAGGATTAAGACCAGGTTAAAGAAATTAGGGAATGCAGACTTTTGGGACTTAACGAAACTTCCCGATGAAACTCTCAACTACGTTCCAAAATTTTACGCCGTTCTTTCTGTTGTAAAGGGAAGTAACATACTGAGAAATGGAAGTAAGGAAACACTAGTTACGATAAAAGTAAAAAGCAGAACAACCCTTAGGAGAATAGCAAAAGCCCTAAACGTTCGCTATTCAACGGTAAAAAAGTACAACAGGTTTTTTAGGAGAAACATCGTTCCTCCAAACTACTACATATACCTTCCGTCTAAATCAATAAGAAACTATCACTTATTGAAGTATGCAAAGTCAAAAAAAATCTTTATCTATGTTCCAAAAAGAAGGGAAACTATTACTCTGATAGCGAGAAAGTTTGGAGTGAATCCAAAGCTAATTAGGGAGATTAACAGGCTTAGGAATAACAGAATCTACTTTGGAAAGCCAATAATAATAGTTAAATTAGGTGAAAAAGGAAGAGATGGAAAGAGTTAA
- a CDS encoding TatD family hydrolase: MIDTHAHIHFPQFDEDREEVIKECEEKLDAVITVGCDLEDSKRAIEVANSSKKVYASVGIHPHEARNYSERDYERIVELAQSPKVVALGEMGLDFYRNLSPKERQYEVFHMQVEIAKELDLPVIIHTRNAAKEMADFIKKHFDGVRGVIHCFSGERELLESALDAGLFISYAGIVTYPKNRELRETLKYVPSSRLLIETDSPYLAPQPVRGRRNKPTYVAYTAMTVARELGLSFKDVDRITTVNAKRLFNLPLTGEEEKKRLVYQVGDKLYINLTSKCPCSCKFCFRGTEDYVLGYNLHLKREPIPEEYMYRIKNPGVYSEIVFCGYGEAFERYEALKKVAEWVKKFSKDTPIRVDTCGLGYLITENEKILEELKGLIDSFSISVNASNKEEYLRVVRPKFGERSWDSLVKFIKDAKELGFNVRVTAVDYPGFNRNEFEKFARELGVEYRIRPFKRFKKWEE; encoded by the coding sequence GTGATAGACACCCATGCCCATATTCACTTTCCACAGTTCGATGAGGACAGGGAAGAGGTAATAAAGGAGTGTGAGGAAAAGTTAGATGCCGTTATAACGGTAGGTTGCGATTTAGAGGACAGTAAAAGGGCAATCGAGGTTGCAAACTCAAGCAAAAAAGTCTACGCATCTGTAGGAATTCATCCTCACGAGGCAAGGAACTATTCTGAGAGGGACTACGAAAGAATCGTTGAACTTGCCCAGAGTCCAAAGGTGGTTGCTCTTGGAGAAATGGGGTTAGACTTTTACAGAAACCTATCCCCGAAGGAAAGACAGTACGAAGTATTCCACATGCAGGTTGAAATAGCAAAGGAGCTTGACCTTCCTGTAATAATCCACACGAGGAATGCTGCCAAGGAGATGGCAGATTTCATAAAGAAGCACTTTGACGGGGTTAGAGGAGTTATCCACTGCTTTAGCGGTGAAAGAGAGCTCCTTGAATCCGCATTGGATGCGGGACTGTTTATCTCCTACGCTGGCATAGTAACGTATCCAAAGAACAGGGAGTTGAGGGAGACGTTAAAGTACGTTCCATCTTCAAGACTCTTGATTGAAACAGACTCCCCATATTTAGCACCTCAACCTGTAAGGGGAAGGAGAAATAAACCCACCTACGTCGCATATACGGCAATGACAGTAGCAAGAGAGTTGGGACTTTCGTTTAAAGATGTGGACAGAATAACAACCGTTAATGCAAAGAGGCTCTTTAACCTACCTCTAACAGGTGAAGAGGAAAAGAAGAGGTTGGTTTACCAGGTTGGAGATAAACTCTACATCAATTTAACCTCTAAATGTCCCTGCTCCTGTAAGTTCTGTTTTAGGGGGACAGAGGACTACGTCTTGGGATACAACCTACACCTCAAAAGGGAACCTATTCCGGAAGAGTACATGTACAGAATAAAAAACCCGGGAGTTTATAGTGAAATAGTCTTCTGCGGGTATGGAGAAGCATTTGAAAGGTACGAAGCCTTAAAGAAGGTTGCCGAGTGGGTCAAAAAGTTTTCAAAGGATACGCCAATCAGGGTTGATACCTGCGGGTTGGGATATCTGATAACAGAAAACGAGAAAATTTTGGAGGAATTGAAGGGACTAATTGACTCCTTCAGTATCAGCGTTAATGCTTCCAATAAAGAAGAATACCTGAGAGTTGTAAGGCCTAAATTCGGAGAAAGAAGTTGGGACTCGCTGGTAAAATTTATAAAGGATGCAAAGGAGCTTGGATTTAATGTGAGGGTAACTGCTGTTGACTACCCTGGATTTAATAGGAATGAGTTTGAAAAATTTGCAAGGGAGTTGGGTGTGGAGTACAGAATACGGCCATTCAAGAGGTTTAAGAAATGGGAAGAATAG